A genomic window from Montipora capricornis isolate CH-2021 chromosome 8, ASM3666992v2, whole genome shotgun sequence includes:
- the LOC138013713 gene encoding uncharacterized protein, giving the protein MVPRVAFWESRHNCVNKPDIAQLKFHPDTHLDYVSDMPFRCPVFRCPLLIWVHKNLTFFSFPTDPKLKQKWVAALKARTMDYKWQSNHRVCSAHFPGGRRYGTNNIPAVFSRKDKRTGQIVSPVDISYLLNEEATEATVSSSNKTENADVVCSSCEQVESEASDQQSEDTRKENVAKNDSHNEELSPEKACDCQVAIDELRKRIKDLEERQEVEKFGVRRFMASDSDIRFYKGLPDYATFVALYNFVKPKPGFRLNHYNGYTNAP; this is encoded by the coding sequence ATGGTGCCACGCGTAGCCTTCTGGGAAAGTCGACATAATTGTGTAAACAAACCGGACATCGCGCAGCTCAAGTTTCACCCAGACACACATCTCGATTACGTTTCTGACATGCCGTTTAGGTGCCCTGTTTTTCGCTGTCCTCTTTTAATTTGGGTACACAAGAATCTTACATTTTTCAGCTTTCCAACAGACCCAAAACTTAAGCAGAAATGGGTCGCTGCActaaaagcgagaacaatggaTTACAAATGGCAGTCAAACCATCGTGTCTGCAGTGCACATTTCCCTGGAGGGCGCAGATACGGGACGAACAATATCCCGGCCGTATTTTCTCGGAAGGACAAAAGAACTGGTCAGATTGTGTCGCCAGTAGATATCTCTTACCTGCTGAATGAAGAAGCTACAGAGGCTACGGTGTCATCAAGTAACAAGACGGAAAATGCAGACGTGGTGTGCTCGAGTTGCGAACAAGTCGAGAGTGAAGCAAGCGATCAGCAGTCAGAGGatacaagaaaagaaaacgtaGCTAAGAACGACAGTCATAACGAAGAATTATCCCCGGAAAAAGCCTGTGATTGTCAAGTAGCGATAGATGAGCTAAGGAAACGAATAAAGGATCTAGAAGAACGTCAAGAGGTAGAAAAATTTGGTGTGCGAAGGTTTATGGCAAGTGACTCTGACATTAGATTTTACAAGGGACTTCCTGATTATGCAACTTTCGTTGCTTTGTATAATTTTGTTAAACCAAAACCAGGATTTAGACTCAACCACTATAATGGCTATACCAATGCTCCTTAA